The following are encoded in a window of Lactobacillus intestinalis genomic DNA:
- the yidC gene encoding membrane protein insertase YidC yields MKKYRKYFALLAVVLTVMLIVSGCSSGNPNTSTPPHGGPYGWIFKWISLPLQNIMLQVAHSIKGANGAGWAIVIITLVVRIILLPLMLTQQKKSVTQQEKMSRLQPQMKLIQNAMKHKGLTPEQQMTLSTWQRELYSKNNVSLTGGIGCLPLLIQMPIMLGIYQAVAYSAVLKDATFFGISLSSKSLVLAIVATVFAVIQGYISLIGIPEEQKKTMQSMMFMNPIMTLFFSLSFSGALALYWAAGNFVMIIQQLIVTFFIQPREKARIASELKEKPIVQVVTQAKVDDLFSTHSAAAGNDKKTQELHQDLRKRNQGKQKNKK; encoded by the coding sequence ATGAAAAAATATCGTAAATATTTTGCTCTGCTTGCAGTAGTTCTTACTGTAATGTTGATTGTTAGTGGCTGTTCTAGTGGTAATCCAAATACTAGCACCCCACCTCATGGAGGACCTTATGGCTGGATCTTTAAATGGATAAGTTTACCGCTTCAAAACATCATGCTTCAAGTCGCTCATTCAATTAAAGGAGCAAATGGAGCTGGTTGGGCAATCGTTATTATTACTTTGGTAGTTAGAATCATCTTACTTCCATTGATGCTCACCCAGCAAAAGAAGAGCGTTACTCAACAAGAAAAGATGTCTCGTTTGCAACCACAAATGAAGCTGATTCAAAATGCAATGAAGCACAAAGGATTAACTCCTGAACAACAGATGACTCTTTCAACTTGGCAACGTGAACTTTACTCAAAGAACAACGTTTCTCTAACTGGTGGAATTGGATGTTTACCATTATTGATTCAAATGCCAATCATGCTTGGTATTTATCAAGCGGTAGCCTACTCTGCAGTTTTGAAAGACGCAACTTTCTTTGGAATCTCACTAAGCAGCAAGTCACTAGTTTTAGCAATTGTTGCGACCGTCTTCGCCGTAATTCAAGGTTACATTTCCTTAATCGGCATCCCTGAAGAACAAAAGAAGACCATGCAATCGATGATGTTCATGAACCCAATCATGACCTTATTCTTCAGTTTGTCCTTCTCAGGAGCTTTGGCTTTATACTGGGCTGCAGGTAACTTTGTGATGATTATTCAACAATTAATCGTTACTTTCTTTATTCAACCTCGTGAAAAGGCTCGTATCGCTAGCGAATTGAAGGAAAAACCTATCGTTCAAGTTGTAACTCAAGCTAAGGTTGATGATTTATTTAGTACTCACAGTGCTGCCGCTGGAAACGATAAGAAGACTCAAGAATTGCACCAAGATTTGCGTAAACGTAATCAAGGTAAACAAAAGAATAAGAAATAA
- a CDS encoding acylphosphatase — MSLFDKFRKNSEPTEYVEAWKVIVSGTVQGVGFRYSVATLADAMSIPGTVKNNPDGTVTIVLQANKGKVDEFLKDLPHNLSPFAKITNMKVEKLENVGKLHSFRVLY, encoded by the coding sequence ATGAGTTTATTTGATAAATTTCGTAAAAATAGTGAACCAACAGAGTACGTTGAAGCTTGGAAAGTGATCGTTTCAGGCACAGTGCAAGGCGTAGGTTTTCGCTATAGTGTAGCAACACTGGCTGATGCGATGTCAATTCCTGGCACTGTCAAAAACAACCCAGATGGGACAGTCACTATTGTACTACAAGCAAATAAAGGAAAAGTAGACGAATTTCTAAAAGATTTGCCCCACAATCTTTCTCCTTTTGCTAAAATTACCAATATGAAGGTTGAAAAACTAGAAAATGTAGGAAAATTACACAGTTTTCGTGTATTATATTAA
- a CDS encoding TrmH family RNA methyltransferase produces the protein MQQISSVNNKTIKDLAKLNKKKYREDTGMYIIEGFHLIEEALQAGRKFQYLLGTDEALNKVEEYGVDLSSKSVILINKAITRHLSSTKNSQEIFMVLKIDQPKEFPFNYGKWVLLDNLADPGNVGTIIRTADAAGFDGVVLSPESVDLYNPKTQRAMQGSQFHIELIKQDLASVITTLKSYDIPVYASMLDKSAKELPDFEKVPQLGLVIGNEAHGVSDFIAKLSDEKLYIPIKGQAESLNAAVAAGIMIYHFA, from the coding sequence ATGCAACAAATTAGTTCAGTCAATAATAAAACTATCAAGGATTTAGCCAAACTCAATAAGAAAAAGTATCGCGAAGATACTGGCATGTACATTATCGAAGGTTTTCATTTAATTGAAGAAGCCTTACAAGCTGGCCGCAAGTTTCAATATTTGCTTGGAACTGATGAAGCTTTAAATAAAGTGGAAGAATACGGGGTGGACCTCTCAAGTAAATCGGTTATTTTGATCAATAAAGCCATTACGCGCCATTTGAGTTCTACTAAGAATTCGCAAGAGATTTTTATGGTGCTTAAAATTGATCAACCAAAAGAATTTCCATTCAATTATGGCAAATGGGTTTTGCTTGATAATCTAGCTGATCCTGGTAATGTTGGAACTATTATTCGAACTGCAGATGCTGCTGGATTTGACGGGGTGGTGCTTTCTCCAGAAAGTGTTGATCTCTATAATCCAAAAACTCAACGAGCAATGCAAGGAAGTCAATTCCATATTGAACTTATTAAGCAAGATCTTGCTTCTGTCATCACTACGCTTAAATCATATGATATCCCCGTTTATGCAAGTATGCTTGATAAAAGTGCTAAAGAATTACCTGATTTTGAAAAAGTCCCTCAATTAGGTTTAGTAATTGGGAATGAAGCCCATGGAGTGAGCGATTTTATTGCTAAGTTAAGTGATGAAAAGCTTTATATCCCAATTAAAGGTCAAGCTGAATCTTTGAATGCCGCAGTTGCAGCAGGAATAATGATTTATCATTTTGCTTAA
- a CDS encoding winged helix-turn-helix transcriptional regulator encodes MTQVKAKKPCKPEDYELCKHFINAFQIIGKKWNGLIISSLCDTEDMRFKDLAHCIEACSDRVLVERLKELEEEKIVKRSVDGETGIISYSLTEKGSDLKPVFDQVHNWADKWV; translated from the coding sequence ATGACTCAAGTAAAAGCTAAAAAACCTTGTAAACCAGAAGATTATGAATTATGTAAGCATTTCATCAATGCTTTTCAAATTATCGGTAAAAAGTGGAATGGTTTAATTATTAGTTCTTTATGTGATACTGAGGATATGCGATTTAAGGATTTGGCTCACTGTATTGAAGCCTGTTCTGACCGTGTCTTAGTTGAAAGATTGAAAGAACTTGAAGAAGAAAAAATCGTTAAACGCTCAGTTGATGGCGAAACTGGGATTATCTCATATAGTTTGACTGAAAAAGGATCAGATTTAAAGCCTGTATTTGATCAAGTTCATAATTGGGCAGATAAATGGGTCTAA
- the pheS gene encoding phenylalanine--tRNA ligase subunit alpha: MDLFDKLKQLREQGLEEIKKAADEKKLNEVRVELIGKKGELTQILHSMKDVAPENRREVGQKVNELRDLFNAQLDNAKEEIVKALIAKKLEEEKIDVTLPGREGHLGSKHPINVILDDLESYFIGMGYQVVQGPEIETDHYCFEMMNLPKDHPARDMQATFYIDSENLLRTQTSGDQARVLEKHDFSKGPLKMVGPGKVYRRDDDDATHSHQFMQMEGLVVDKNVTMSDLKGTLDMIAKHVFGQDRQTRLRPSYFPFTEPSVEMDVSCFKCNGKGCPVCKYTGWIEVLGAGMVHPNVLENAGVDSSVYGGFAFGLGLDRFAILKYGINDIRDFYTNDVRFLRQFRKEED, translated from the coding sequence ATGGACTTATTTGATAAGTTAAAACAACTGCGTGAGCAGGGCCTTGAAGAGATCAAAAAGGCTGCAGATGAGAAGAAGTTGAACGAAGTTCGTGTAGAACTTATTGGTAAAAAAGGTGAATTAACTCAAATTTTACACTCCATGAAGGATGTTGCGCCTGAAAACCGTCGTGAAGTAGGTCAAAAGGTTAATGAATTACGTGACTTGTTCAATGCACAATTGGATAATGCTAAAGAAGAAATTGTTAAAGCTTTAATTGCTAAGAAGCTTGAAGAAGAAAAAATCGATGTGACTTTACCAGGTCGTGAAGGTCATCTTGGATCAAAGCATCCCATCAATGTCATTTTAGATGATTTGGAAAGCTACTTCATCGGTATGGGTTACCAAGTTGTACAAGGCCCAGAAATCGAAACGGACCACTACTGTTTCGAAATGATGAACTTGCCAAAGGACCACCCAGCACGTGACATGCAAGCAACTTTCTACATTGATTCAGAAAACTTGCTTAGAACGCAAACTTCTGGTGATCAAGCTCGTGTTCTTGAAAAGCATGACTTTTCTAAGGGCCCATTAAAGATGGTTGGTCCAGGTAAGGTTTACCGTCGTGATGATGATGACGCTACTCACTCACACCAATTCATGCAAATGGAAGGTTTAGTGGTTGATAAGAACGTTACTATGAGTGATTTAAAGGGAACTTTGGACATGATTGCTAAACACGTCTTCGGTCAAGATCGTCAAACTCGTCTTCGTCCAAGTTACTTCCCATTCACTGAACCATCAGTTGAAATGGATGTTTCATGTTTCAAGTGTAATGGTAAGGGATGTCCTGTATGTAAGTATACTGGCTGGATTGAAGTTTTGGGTGCTGGTATGGTTCACCCTAATGTTCTTGAAAACGCGGGTGTTGACTCAAGTGTTTACGGTGGATTTGCATTTGGACTTGGCTTAGATCGTTTCGCAATTTTAAAATACGGTATCAATGATATTCGTGATTTCTACACTAATGATGTTCGTTTCTTAAGACAATTCCGTAAGGAGGAAGATTAA
- the pheT gene encoding phenylalanine--tRNA ligase subunit beta, which produces MLVSYNWLQDFLNLDEDPHDLVEKITRTGVEIADVNHPAEGLKKLVVGHVVDCEDVEGTHLHLTHVDVGEDEPIQIVCGAPNVAAGEDVIVALHGARIAGNEKIKRGKIRGMKSNGMICGLQEIGFSDSVVPEKYADGIFVFPEDSDVKPGQDVYEALGMDDYILDFDITPNRADTLSMEGAAYEVGAIVDEKPKIEEVVLKEDGEDWTNSLEAKVDEKLAPKFYLRKLKNVKIGESPLWMQRRLWNAGIRPINNVVDVTNYVMLLTGQPMHAYDARAFENGKLEVRKANKGEKLTLLNEKEVDLDPNDIIITDGEKPVMMAGVMGGLNSEITDDTQDVILESAIFDPTLVRKAALRHANRTEASSRYEKGVNWDNTEKAINMAALLLRNDADAQVMAGIIKATDKKRNPVVVETTVSYINKVLGTEISADEMLKIFDRLNFEAKVDGDKLTVNVPNRRWDISIPADLVEEVGRIYGYDNLKATQPLSAETHGGYSAKETAIRRIKAIVQGQGLMEAISYSLTSPEKAVRYTKDPKKLVEVQMPLNSSRSVMRENLMTGLVDAASYNMARKQKELALFEQGRVYDNENDTFNEHEHIATLYSGSIFNENWQHLNQDVDFYFVKGQLTNLFRAIGIKDEDVVYKAEEIDGMHLTRTAGIYINKEYVGMIGMIARSVTMAEKSLRGSEIYGYELDLDKIIPMLSKGMTAKPAPKFPAISRDLSILVNKDVDNQEIENVIHANAGKYLVDLKVIDVYQGSHIESGKKSLAYNLTFLNEKDTLTDEVVNKAMDDITASLKEDLEAKIR; this is translated from the coding sequence ATGCTCGTTTCATACAATTGGTTACAAGATTTTCTTAATTTAGATGAAGATCCACATGATTTAGTTGAAAAAATCACCCGTACTGGTGTAGAAATTGCTGATGTCAATCATCCAGCAGAAGGTTTGAAGAAGCTTGTTGTGGGTCATGTGGTTGACTGTGAAGATGTAGAAGGAACTCACCTTCACTTAACTCATGTTGATGTTGGCGAAGACGAACCAATTCAAATTGTTTGTGGTGCGCCAAATGTTGCTGCTGGTGAAGATGTGATTGTTGCTCTTCATGGGGCAAGAATTGCGGGTAATGAAAAGATTAAGCGTGGAAAAATTCGTGGAATGAAGAGTAACGGAATGATCTGTGGACTTCAAGAAATTGGTTTTTCTGATAGTGTTGTTCCTGAAAAATACGCTGATGGTATTTTTGTTTTCCCAGAAGATAGTGATGTAAAGCCCGGTCAAGATGTTTATGAAGCACTTGGCATGGATGACTACATTTTAGATTTCGATATTACACCAAACCGTGCTGATACTTTATCAATGGAAGGTGCAGCTTATGAAGTTGGTGCTATCGTTGATGAAAAGCCTAAGATTGAAGAAGTTGTTCTAAAAGAAGATGGCGAAGACTGGACCAATTCTTTAGAAGCAAAGGTTGATGAAAAACTTGCTCCTAAGTTTTATCTTCGTAAGTTAAAGAATGTTAAGATTGGGGAAAGTCCACTTTGGATGCAACGTCGCCTTTGGAATGCAGGTATTCGTCCAATTAACAATGTCGTTGACGTAACTAACTATGTAATGCTTTTAACTGGTCAACCAATGCATGCTTATGATGCTCGTGCATTTGAAAACGGCAAGCTTGAAGTTAGAAAAGCTAATAAAGGTGAAAAATTAACTTTACTTAATGAAAAAGAAGTTGATTTAGATCCAAACGACATTATTATTACTGATGGTGAAAAACCAGTAATGATGGCTGGTGTAATGGGGGGCTTGAATTCTGAAATTACTGATGACACTCAAGATGTAATTTTGGAAAGTGCAATTTTTGATCCAACCTTGGTGAGAAAGGCTGCTCTTCGTCATGCTAACCGTACTGAAGCTTCAAGTCGGTATGAAAAGGGCGTAAACTGGGATAACACCGAAAAAGCTATCAATATGGCAGCTTTGTTACTTAGAAATGATGCAGATGCTCAAGTAATGGCCGGCATTATTAAAGCTACTGACAAAAAGCGTAATCCAGTTGTGGTAGAAACTACAGTTTCTTACATTAACAAAGTTTTAGGTACTGAAATTTCCGCCGATGAAATGCTTAAGATCTTTGATAGATTGAATTTTGAAGCAAAAGTGGATGGAGACAAGTTAACTGTTAATGTTCCAAATAGAAGATGGGACATTTCAATTCCAGCCGACTTGGTAGAAGAAGTTGGCCGAATTTACGGTTACGATAACTTAAAGGCTACTCAACCACTTTCAGCTGAAACTCACGGTGGCTACTCTGCTAAAGAAACTGCCATCCGTCGCATTAAGGCCATTGTTCAAGGCCAAGGATTAATGGAAGCAATTTCTTATTCACTTACTTCTCCTGAAAAGGCCGTAAGATACACTAAGGATCCAAAGAAGTTAGTTGAAGTTCAAATGCCTCTTAACTCAAGTCGTTCAGTAATGCGTGAAAACTTGATGACTGGCTTGGTAGACGCTGCTAGCTATAACATGGCTCGTAAGCAAAAGGAACTTGCTTTATTTGAACAAGGTCGTGTTTATGATAATGAAAACGATACTTTCAATGAACACGAGCATATTGCCACCTTATACTCAGGCAGTATTTTCAATGAAAATTGGCAACACTTAAATCAAGATGTTGACTTTTACTTCGTCAAGGGTCAATTGACTAACTTGTTTAGAGCAATCGGCATTAAAGATGAAGATGTTGTTTATAAAGCTGAAGAAATTGATGGAATGCACTTAACTCGAACTGCAGGCATTTATATCAATAAAGAATACGTTGGAATGATCGGAATGATTGCTCGTTCAGTAACTATGGCAGAAAAATCACTCCGTGGTAGTGAAATTTACGGTTACGAATTAGATCTTGATAAGATTATCCCAATGCTTTCTAAGGGTATGACTGCTAAGCCCGCACCTAAATTCCCAGCAATCAGCCGTGACCTTTCAATTTTGGTAAATAAAGACGTTGATAACCAAGAAATTGAAAATGTAATCCATGCTAATGCAGGTAAATATTTGGTAGATCTTAAGGTGATCGATGTTTACCAAGGTTCCCACATTGAAAGTGGCAAGAAGAGTTTGGCATATAACTTAACATTCTTGAATGAAAAAGATACCCTAACAGATGAAGTGGTAAATAAGGCCATGGATGATATTACAGCTTCATTGAAGGAAGATCTTGAAGCAAAAATTCGTTAA
- the greA gene encoding transcription elongation factor GreA, whose product MAEKSFPMTAEGKEKLEAELRDLKLVKRPEVIKRIKVARSYGDLSENSEYDAAKDEQSHLEDRIAQVEEMLKYAQVVDADAVAPNEVAVGKTITYTEVGEDDPETYTIVGSDESDPLNGKISNDSPIAQALLGKKKGETVSITTPGGKFDVVINEVK is encoded by the coding sequence ATGGCAGAAAAATCATTTCCAATGACTGCTGAAGGTAAAGAAAAACTTGAAGCAGAATTAAGAGATTTAAAATTAGTTAAACGTCCAGAAGTTATCAAACGAATAAAGGTTGCTCGTTCTTATGGTGACTTATCTGAAAACTCAGAATATGATGCAGCTAAGGATGAACAAAGTCACTTGGAAGACAGAATTGCACAAGTTGAAGAAATGCTTAAGTATGCACAAGTTGTTGATGCTGATGCTGTTGCTCCTAATGAAGTAGCAGTTGGTAAAACAATTACTTATACTGAAGTGGGCGAAGACGACCCAGAAACTTACACAATTGTTGGTAGCGATGAATCTGATCCATTAAATGGTAAGATTTCAAACGATTCACCAATTGCTCAAGCTTTGCTTGGTAAAAAGAAGGGCGAAACTGTTTCTATCACTACTCCAGGTGGCAAGTTTGACGTTGTCATTAATGAAGTAAAATGA
- a CDS encoding L-lactate dehydrogenase gives MRKVGIIGVGHVGATVAYTLFTHGTVDEMVLIDKNEDKVNAEYNDLHDTLARNNYYVNIRKQDWDALEDADIIVTAFGDIAASVKNNDRFGEFDLNAKNAKEVGKKIKESGFHGVIINISNPCDAITAILQETTGFKKNRVFGTGTFLDTARMQRIVGEKLNQDPKNVEGWVLGEHGSLQFTAWSTVRVNNKIAYQLFGEEQQEEISEQSNKNSFIVANGKGYTSYAIATCAVKLMEAVFSDANFYAPVSAYDPQYKTYIGYPAIIGRDGIEELIELKLTSEENEKLEKAANKIKEHLEQLR, from the coding sequence ATGAGAAAAGTAGGAATTATCGGTGTCGGACATGTTGGTGCTACTGTAGCTTATACTTTATTTACTCATGGAACTGTTGATGAGATGGTTTTAATTGATAAGAATGAAGATAAGGTTAATGCAGAATACAATGATTTACATGATACTTTAGCTAGAAACAATTATTACGTAAATATTAGAAAGCAAGATTGGGACGCTCTTGAAGATGCTGATATCATTGTGACTGCTTTTGGTGATATTGCTGCCAGTGTAAAGAATAATGATAGATTTGGCGAATTTGATCTAAATGCTAAAAATGCCAAAGAAGTAGGTAAGAAAATTAAAGAGAGTGGCTTCCATGGAGTAATTATTAATATCTCTAATCCATGTGATGCTATTACTGCAATTTTGCAAGAAACTACTGGTTTTAAGAAGAATCGTGTATTTGGTACTGGAACTTTCCTTGATACTGCTAGAATGCAAAGAATCGTTGGTGAAAAGTTAAACCAAGATCCTAAGAATGTTGAAGGATGGGTATTAGGTGAACATGGCTCTCTTCAATTTACAGCTTGGTCAACTGTTCGTGTAAACAACAAGATTGCTTACCAATTGTTTGGTGAAGAACAACAAGAAGAAATTAGTGAGCAATCAAATAAGAATTCATTTATTGTGGCAAATGGAAAAGGTTATACCAGCTATGCTATTGCTACTTGTGCAGTTAAGTTGATGGAAGCTGTCTTTAGCGATGCCAATTTCTATGCGCCCGTTTCTGCATATGATCCTCAATACAAGACTTACATTGGTTATCCAGCCATTATTGGCCGTGACGGAATTGAAGAATTAATTGAATTGAAGCTTACTAGTGAAGAAAATGAAAAGCTAGAAAAGGCTGCTAATAAGATTAAGGAACATCTTGAACAATTACGTTAA
- a CDS encoding LacI family DNA-binding transcriptional regulator, translating to MATIKDIAQKANVSPSTVSRALNGNSRISKETVTKIKKMANEMEYYPNYAAQNLTRGDANIVGIVFPVTSRDAPANPFHIDLMRGASSALTPMHYEMLVAISATEKELLSSVKSMVNQAKVHNFLIFYAVKNDPITAYLRKKKLNFVIIGDPSDNSGDRYVDNNNVAAGEAAAKCLIDNYHVLHPLFIQSSKKWPYETSRLKGYQQYLKQNGYEGNVWIDDSSQKIDDFLKDHAKIDGIVCADDILFAKLNSSLQKFKLPTVCFNSSRLMGMILGDSEKIDMQPRKLGQQAVKLLFNQNAHRKIVKFKFSDNSMQEN from the coding sequence ATCGCAACTATTAAAGATATTGCCCAAAAAGCAAATGTTTCGCCATCTACTGTATCACGTGCTTTAAATGGCAATTCGCGAATTAGTAAGGAAACTGTCACAAAAATTAAAAAAATGGCTAATGAAATGGAATATTATCCTAATTATGCGGCTCAGAATTTAACGCGAGGAGATGCTAATATAGTAGGAATTGTGTTTCCAGTCACTAGCAGGGATGCGCCAGCCAACCCATTTCATATAGATTTAATGAGAGGAGCAAGTTCTGCTTTAACCCCCATGCATTATGAAATGCTTGTTGCAATCAGTGCAACCGAAAAAGAACTATTATCTAGTGTTAAATCTATGGTAAATCAAGCAAAGGTTCATAACTTTTTGATTTTTTATGCTGTTAAAAATGATCCTATTACGGCCTATTTACGTAAGAAAAAATTGAATTTTGTGATTATTGGTGACCCTAGTGATAACAGTGGGGATAGATATGTCGATAATAATAATGTGGCTGCTGGAGAAGCTGCTGCAAAATGTTTAATCGACAACTATCATGTGCTTCATCCGCTTTTTATTCAATCAAGTAAGAAGTGGCCTTATGAGACTAGTAGATTAAAAGGATATCAGCAATATTTAAAGCAGAATGGTTATGAGGGTAATGTTTGGATAGATGATTCGTCCCAAAAAATAGATGATTTTTTAAAAGATCATGCGAAAATAGATGGTATTGTGTGTGCTGATGATATCTTGTTTGCTAAGCTAAATAGTTCTTTGCAAAAATTCAAATTACCTACAGTCTGTTTTAATAGTAGTCGCTTAATGGGGATGATTCTTGGCGATAGTGAAAAGATAGATATGCAACCCCGAAAACTAGGGCAACAAGCAGTTAAATTACTCTTTAATCAGAATGCTCATCGGAAAATAGTCAAGTTCAAGTTTTCTGATAATAGTATGCAAGAAAATTAG
- a CDS encoding SLC45 family MFS transporter, which yields MSKNNTSTAGLPKLAKSTIWMINFGYLGVQTAFTLQSSQMSRIFQTIGADPNNLGWFFILPPLAGIIVQPIIGYYSDRTWAPKLGGRRLPYLLLGMLVAVIVMLLLPNSGSFGFGYGSLAALWFGAITVALLDLSSNVAMQPFKMMVGDMVNDNQKSYAYGIQSFLSNIGAVLAAIFPFLLTLLGVSNIAPKGVVPQSVVISFYVGAALLVVTSLFTVIRVHEYDPTTYAKYHGISEEDNKEGGNWLTLLKHAPKAFWTVTLVQFFCWFAFQYLWTYSAGAIAKNVWNTTNATSAGYQAAGNWYGVLAAVQSIAAVVWSYVLAKVPNKYHKLGYAGSLFLGSLGFISVFFIHSQWALIISYTLIGIAWAGMNTYPLTIVTNALSGKHMGTYLGLFNGSICLPQIVASVLSFGLFPLLGNSQVNMFVLAGIVLLIGALSVGTIKETFEN from the coding sequence ATGAGTAAGAATAATACTTCAACTGCAGGTTTACCTAAACTTGCTAAAAGTACTATTTGGATGATCAATTTTGGTTATTTAGGGGTACAAACCGCTTTTACTTTGCAAAGTTCTCAAATGAGTAGAATTTTTCAAACAATTGGTGCTGATCCAAATAATTTAGGCTGGTTTTTTATTTTACCACCGTTAGCAGGAATAATTGTTCAACCAATTATTGGATATTATTCAGATCGGACTTGGGCACCTAAATTAGGTGGACGCCGTTTACCATATTTATTATTGGGGATGTTAGTAGCAGTTATAGTTATGTTGCTTTTACCTAATTCTGGGAGTTTTGGATTTGGGTATGGGTCATTAGCTGCATTATGGTTTGGTGCAATTACTGTTGCTCTTCTTGATCTGTCATCTAATGTGGCAATGCAACCATTCAAGATGATGGTAGGGGATATGGTTAATGATAACCAGAAGAGTTATGCCTACGGAATCCAAAGTTTTCTTTCAAACATTGGCGCCGTGTTAGCAGCTATTTTCCCATTTTTGTTAACTCTTTTAGGTGTTTCAAATATTGCGCCTAAAGGTGTGGTTCCTCAATCTGTAGTAATTTCATTCTACGTGGGAGCTGCATTGTTAGTAGTAACCAGTTTGTTTACTGTAATTCGAGTTCATGAATATGATCCTACTACTTATGCTAAATATCATGGCATTAGTGAAGAAGATAATAAAGAAGGGGGAAATTGGCTCACTTTATTAAAGCATGCACCTAAAGCATTCTGGACTGTAACTTTAGTTCAATTCTTCTGCTGGTTTGCATTTCAATATTTATGGACTTATTCAGCAGGTGCAATTGCTAAAAATGTATGGAATACTACTAATGCAACTTCTGCAGGCTATCAAGCAGCCGGTAACTGGTATGGTGTTTTAGCTGCGGTTCAATCAATTGCAGCTGTAGTTTGGTCATATGTTTTGGCTAAAGTTCCAAATAAATACCACAAGCTTGGTTATGCAGGTAGTTTATTCTTAGGAAGTCTTGGATTTATTTCAGTATTCTTTATTCATAGCCAATGGGCATTGATCATTTCCTATACTTTGATTGGAATTGCTTGGGCTGGAATGAATACTTATCCATTAACTATTGTTACAAATGCCTTATCTGGTAAGCACATGGGTACTTATTTAGGTTTATTCAATGGTTCAATTTGTTTACCACAAATTGTTGCCTCAGTTCTAAGTTTTGGTTTATTCCCATTACTTGGAAATTCTCAAGTTAATATGTTTGTTTTAGCTGGAATTGTATTATTAATTGGTGCTTTATCAGTTGGAACAATTAAAGAAACGTTTGAAAACTAA